In Burkholderia savannae, one genomic interval encodes:
- a CDS encoding helix-turn-helix transcriptional regulator, translated as MSGQCTAGLHLVLLLEGELDVSYGDRRIVLTTAARPHVCPAPPSGGRKPAGEMQAFLVNAVEPDTFSRRVSKGGYARRLSLGISGEWLRHLQAASRAAMPERLDSLLSAHLSVRFWQPTPRAIALAEQIVRPPAYQPMLQAIYLESRVLDLLAEALAPLQTEQPAMAAGAAQEAANLGSRGYRRMAELRAFLGSEAAQQLSLDDIARQMGMNANAMQRQFRSVYGTTIFDFLRESCLQRARLALERDAISVKQAAALAGYTSAANFATAYKRRFGLTPKLARRSGQH; from the coding sequence ATGTCCGGCCAATGCACGGCGGGGCTGCATCTCGTGCTGCTGCTCGAAGGCGAGCTCGACGTGTCGTACGGCGATCGCCGCATCGTGCTGACGACCGCTGCCCGGCCGCACGTGTGCCCGGCGCCGCCGAGCGGCGGCCGCAAGCCGGCCGGCGAGATGCAGGCGTTCCTCGTCAATGCGGTCGAGCCGGACACGTTCAGCCGGCGCGTCAGCAAGGGCGGCTACGCACGCCGCTTGAGCCTCGGCATCTCGGGCGAATGGCTGCGTCATCTGCAGGCGGCGAGTCGCGCGGCGATGCCCGAGCGGCTCGATTCGCTGCTGTCCGCGCATCTGTCGGTGCGCTTCTGGCAACCGACGCCGCGCGCGATCGCGCTCGCCGAGCAGATCGTGCGGCCGCCCGCGTATCAGCCGATGCTGCAGGCGATCTATCTCGAAAGCCGCGTGCTCGACCTGCTCGCCGAGGCGCTCGCGCCGCTGCAGACCGAGCAGCCTGCGATGGCGGCGGGCGCGGCGCAGGAGGCCGCGAATCTCGGTTCGCGCGGCTATCGCCGGATGGCCGAATTGCGCGCGTTCCTCGGCAGCGAGGCGGCGCAACAGCTTTCGCTCGACGACATCGCCCGCCAGATGGGCATGAACGCGAACGCGATGCAGCGCCAGTTCCGCAGCGTCTACGGCACCACGATCTTCGATTTCCTGCGCGAAAGCTGCTTGCAGCGTGCGCGGCTCGCGCTCGAGCGCGACGCGATCAGCGTCAAGCAGGCGGCCGCGCTCGCCGGTTACACGAGCGCGGCGAACTTCGCGACCGCATACAAGCGCCGCTTCGGCTTGACGCCGAAGCTCGCGCGCCGCAGCGGTCAGCACTGA
- a CDS encoding isochorismate synthase: MNAIPKPEFLSVIQNVLDAYEPDAPFLFATPSHTLLARDVVERVPHGDEPLGARVQRALARAREQGHGDAAVVGAVPFDVERPTALSVVRAMRRGGPLADVAPPLATHRGGHDAYDYDARAVPPGAEYAAAVAQAVASIRAGHLDKVVLARTLELTGARPVDVRALIERLAARNPHGYTFSVDVGDGRTLLGASPELLVSRFQGVLRANPLAGSAPRSSDPVEDRRRADALLESAKDLDEHRVVVDAVKESLAPFCKKLAVPARPSLVHTQTMWHLSTEVAGETSADALTLALALHPTPAVCGYPRSEAREAILRAEPFDRGFYAGTLGWVDARGDGEWIVTIRCAQARGATLRLFAGAGIVGDSVPEAELAETAAKFRTMLDAMGVDRSAATDAIARAAA, from the coding sequence GTGAACGCGATTCCCAAGCCGGAATTTTTATCAGTTATCCAAAATGTGCTCGACGCGTACGAGCCCGACGCGCCGTTTCTCTTCGCGACGCCAAGCCATACGCTGCTCGCGCGAGACGTCGTCGAACGCGTGCCGCATGGCGACGAGCCGCTCGGCGCGCGCGTGCAGCGTGCGCTCGCGCGCGCCCGCGAGCAAGGGCACGGCGATGCGGCGGTTGTCGGTGCGGTGCCGTTCGATGTCGAGCGGCCCACCGCGCTCAGCGTCGTGCGCGCGATGCGGCGCGGCGGCCCGCTCGCCGACGTAGCGCCGCCGCTCGCCACGCATCGTGGCGGCCACGACGCCTACGACTACGACGCGCGCGCGGTGCCGCCGGGCGCCGAATATGCGGCGGCCGTCGCGCAAGCAGTCGCGAGCATCCGCGCCGGGCATCTCGACAAGGTCGTGCTCGCGCGTACGCTCGAGCTGACGGGCGCGCGACCGGTCGACGTGCGCGCGCTGATCGAACGGCTCGCCGCGCGCAATCCGCATGGCTACACGTTCTCGGTCGACGTCGGCGATGGGCGCACGCTGCTCGGCGCGAGCCCCGAGCTGCTCGTCAGCCGCTTTCAGGGCGTGCTGCGTGCGAATCCGCTCGCCGGGTCCGCGCCGCGCAGCAGCGATCCCGTCGAAGACCGCAGGCGAGCGGACGCACTGCTCGAATCGGCGAAGGATCTCGACGAACATCGCGTCGTCGTCGATGCGGTGAAGGAAAGCCTCGCGCCGTTCTGCAAGAAACTCGCCGTGCCCGCGCGGCCGTCGCTCGTCCATACGCAGACGATGTGGCATCTGTCGACCGAAGTCGCCGGCGAGACGAGCGCCGACGCGCTGACGCTCGCCCTCGCGCTGCATCCGACGCCCGCCGTCTGCGGTTATCCGCGCAGCGAAGCGCGCGAGGCGATCCTGCGCGCCGAGCCGTTCGATCGCGGCTTCTATGCGGGCACGCTCGGCTGGGTCGATGCGCGCGGCGACGGCGAGTGGATCGTCACGATCCGCTGTGCGCAAGCGCGCGGCGCGACGCTGCGGCTTTTCGCGGGCGCGGGCATCGTCGGCGATTCGGTGCCCGAAGCGGAACTCGCTGAAACGGCCGCGAAGTTCCGGACGATGCTCGATGCGATGGGCGTCGATCGCTCGGCGGCGACCGACGCGATCGCGAGGGCCGCCGCATGA
- a CDS encoding TonB-dependent receptor domain-containing protein: MSSHVPGLALKPAVAAALYLMGTSAGWAQPAAEPAPAEDAAALKAIVVTASQREQAIKEAPASISVITREDIEAKPYTSFADIVGKVEGVSVVGASPNDQDISIRGMPGEYTLILVDGRRQNTRETMNRGTGGVQSNLLPPLSAIERIEVVRGPMSSLYGADAMGGVINVITRKVPKRWGGTVTASGVFQLESNQGDTQSVDFWIGGPLKSDVLGLQVSGRGLHRSEDDIYYPKSATSGANGQRAASFDVKLTAKPASNQDLTLNAGHDQFSYLSTPGKSLAPAKPGTAGTTIVETRHVRDYWGITHNGRWGFGNSTLSLYGERGTQEQWTAVAPSPVKPAITDTVLEGKVEVPWWGERNILTAGAQHIWSRLSGAGRQDAVPKGYAVNSDSIQRNSWALFAENDYFFNSRFTLTTGVRLDHDERYGSHVSPRAYGVYKLSPTLTLRGGVSAGFKPPSLRQSTAGYCMTSGGAAGAVPGTLCGNPSLKPETSLSEELGIRYDRGESHVSLTLFNNLFKNKVASYDSGVADPSSPGRNIYVYDNVDRVKLYGLEIGAGARVAKQVKISGAYTFTQSRREGSGEKAFDGSSLDGFPLDKTPKHKFNVQVDWTPTPRLDLYANVNYTGTEYWAAFRNGAQGVRERPSTTTFDIGGRYRIDKHFSVNFAVLNLTNRMVPIDDRTRATGLSGNWLVDQGRRVAVSLTAEM; encoded by the coding sequence ATGTCGAGTCATGTTCCAGGCCTTGCGTTGAAGCCGGCGGTCGCCGCCGCCTTGTATTTGATGGGGACGTCCGCCGGATGGGCGCAGCCGGCCGCCGAGCCCGCGCCCGCCGAGGATGCGGCCGCGCTGAAGGCGATCGTCGTCACCGCCAGCCAGCGCGAGCAGGCGATCAAAGAGGCGCCCGCCAGCATCTCCGTCATCACCCGCGAAGACATCGAGGCGAAGCCGTACACGTCGTTCGCCGACATCGTCGGCAAAGTGGAGGGCGTGAGCGTCGTCGGCGCGTCGCCGAACGATCAGGACATCTCGATTCGCGGCATGCCCGGCGAATACACGCTGATCCTCGTCGACGGCCGCCGCCAGAACACGCGCGAGACGATGAACCGGGGTACGGGCGGCGTGCAGAGCAATCTGCTGCCGCCGCTTTCCGCGATCGAGCGGATCGAGGTCGTGCGCGGGCCGATGTCGTCGCTGTACGGCGCCGACGCGATGGGCGGCGTGATCAACGTGATCACGCGCAAGGTGCCGAAGCGCTGGGGCGGCACCGTCACCGCGAGCGGCGTGTTCCAGCTCGAGTCGAATCAGGGCGACACGCAAAGCGTCGATTTCTGGATCGGCGGCCCGCTGAAGAGCGACGTGCTCGGCTTGCAGGTGTCGGGGCGAGGGCTGCATCGGAGCGAGGACGACATCTACTATCCGAAAAGCGCAACGAGCGGCGCGAACGGGCAGCGCGCCGCGAGCTTCGACGTGAAGCTGACCGCGAAGCCCGCGAGCAACCAGGACCTCACGCTGAACGCGGGCCACGATCAGTTCAGCTACCTGAGCACGCCGGGCAAAAGCCTCGCGCCTGCGAAGCCGGGCACGGCCGGGACGACGATCGTCGAGACGCGGCACGTGCGCGACTACTGGGGCATTACGCACAACGGCCGCTGGGGCTTCGGCAACTCGACGCTGTCGCTGTATGGCGAGCGCGGCACGCAGGAACAGTGGACGGCCGTCGCGCCGTCGCCCGTGAAACCCGCGATCACCGACACCGTGCTCGAAGGCAAGGTCGAGGTGCCGTGGTGGGGTGAGCGCAACATCCTGACGGCGGGCGCGCAGCACATCTGGTCGCGGCTGTCCGGCGCGGGGCGGCAGGATGCGGTGCCGAAGGGCTACGCCGTCAACTCGGACAGCATCCAGCGCAATTCGTGGGCGCTCTTCGCCGAGAACGATTACTTCTTCAACAGCCGTTTCACGCTGACGACGGGCGTGCGGCTCGATCACGACGAGCGCTACGGCAGCCACGTGAGCCCGCGCGCGTACGGCGTCTACAAGCTGAGCCCGACGCTCACGCTGCGAGGCGGCGTGTCCGCCGGCTTCAAGCCGCCGTCGCTGCGTCAGAGCACGGCGGGCTACTGCATGACGTCGGGCGGAGCGGCGGGCGCGGTGCCCGGCACGCTCTGCGGCAATCCGAGCCTCAAGCCCGAGACGAGCCTCAGCGAAGAGCTCGGCATCCGCTATGACCGCGGCGAGAGCCATGTGAGCCTCACGTTGTTCAACAACCTGTTCAAGAACAAGGTCGCGAGCTACGACTCCGGCGTGGCCGACCCGAGTTCGCCCGGCCGCAACATCTACGTGTACGACAACGTCGACCGCGTGAAGCTGTACGGGCTCGAAATCGGCGCGGGCGCGCGCGTGGCCAAGCAAGTGAAGATTTCGGGCGCGTACACGTTCACGCAATCTCGCCGCGAGGGCAGCGGCGAGAAAGCGTTCGACGGCAGCTCGCTCGACGGCTTCCCGCTCGACAAGACGCCGAAGCACAAATTCAACGTGCAGGTCGACTGGACGCCGACGCCGCGTCTCGATCTCTACGCGAACGTCAACTACACCGGCACCGAATACTGGGCCGCGTTCCGCAACGGCGCGCAAGGCGTGCGCGAACGGCCGTCGACGACGACCTTCGACATCGGCGGCCGCTACCGGATCGACAAGCATTTCTCGGTCAATTTCGCGGTGCTGAACCTGACGAACCGGATGGTGCCGATCGACGACCGCACGCGGGCGACCGGCCTGAGCGGCAACTGGCTCGTCGACCAGGGCCGCCGCGTCGCGGTGAGCCTGACCGCGGAGATGTAA